The following is a genomic window from Cryptococcus depauperatus CBS 7841 chromosome 2, complete sequence.
ACTTTTAGTGACCACCTTGGATGTTATgtatttcttctttgctcattttcatctttaacAAAtctatccatcttttaGCGGATACATCAGCAAAAACTATTATCAAAGCAAATTTGGCCGTCTCTGCAACCAACGTTCAAGCATCATGACCTACTTGACCGAGGAACAAAGAGAACGTTGGCATCAAGATGGTTATCTCATTTTGCCAGACTTTTTTGACCCAGACGAGACCAGAGAGATGCTGGATGAGGCAAGAAGGTTGTGCGATGAATTCAATATTGAGGGACATCCCATGGTGGGTATCTGGCTCTAAACAAGTAATGGCTTGGCTTGACCTGAGAATAGACGACGTTCAAGACTTTTGCCGATCAACAGCATGTTGGTGATGACTATTTTCTGGATTCTGGCGACAAGGTAAGCCAATGTTCAAGACTATATCGCTAACGATCCGTCTCTGTATGGTGCAGATAAGATACTTTCTTGAACCAAATTCTGTTGTGCCGGCTACAGCTACTTCACCCGTTAAACTGCTTGTCCCCCCAGCCCAATCCATCAACAAGATTGGCCATGCGCTTGCAATGCTCAATTCTGTCTTCAAAAAGTACACTCTGAATGCGCCAAAAATCGCTGAGTTGGCAAAAGAGTTAGCAGCCCAAGAGACTCCAAGAGTACTACAGAGTATGATCATCTGCAAGCAGCCGAGGATTGGTGGTATGGGTAAGTTTGACTATACGAGCTGGGGATTGACTTGCGACTATTGTAAACAGTACCTTGTCATAATGACTCTACGTTTCTCTATACTGACCCGCCAAGTGCTATCGGGGCTTGGATATCTCTTGAAGAATGTACATCCAAGAATGGATGTCTGGTATGTCTCTTGCAACTGTATAGTTTCAGGCCATTAATAAAAAGACGACGCAaagtcttttcttccaggCTCTCATAAGTTGTCGAGGACATCCACAAGATTTGTGCGGGCACCAAATGGAGGAACCGAGTTTGTGGATGTACCAGGTGTGGAACCAAACATGGAGAAGTGggacgagatggatggatggcGAGAAACCCCATGTAGTCCTGGGACACTTGTCTTGATTCATGGTACGCATCAAAGATGTTGCGAGATAGCCGAACTGATGACGATGTGAAGGGAGTGTCATGCACAAGTCACCACCTAACTACTCTGACAAGTCCAGACTCATCTATACTTTTCATATGATTGAAGGAGGCAAAGGTGTCAAGTACGACGAGAGAAACTGGTTGCAGCCAACCAAAGAGATGCCATTCCCTGCATTGTTTCAAGCGCGTTGACAGATAGGGACTTGTATTCCACAGCGGAAGATGTTTGATATGTAACATGCATGTAATATTTTACAAAAATTTGATCTTGGCGTGCTGCTTAACGACTTCTGGAGTCAGGTTATACAACTCATCAATCAAAGCTGCTCTGAAAGTGCCAGGGCCCTTGACGTCTTCTCGAGCAGCTGCTACTTCTGCGGCCACCGTGTAGACCAATACGCTAAAACTGTTAGACTTGATATGCTCAAGACCGATAATTACATACCCAATGACAGCAGCAACCAGCATGTCTCCTTGAACAAGCTGTGAGGCATTTTCCCATGTACCGTGTTTAGCGATATGCTCGTCTCtagcagcagcaacataAGAAGCAATGATTGAGCCTAGTTGGCAGCCTGAGCCTGTGATGCATCCCAAATAATGGTGACCGTTTGAAATCTTGACAACGACTGCACCATCGGAAATGTAGTCGTGTTCGCCAGTGAGTACAACAATAGCAGCTAAATACAGCACAATGCCATTAGGTATTCTGCAACGAGGTGCAACAAGCCAACTCACCCTTCTTCCTAGCCAGGCTTTTGACAATGGCTCCAGGATCCGAAAAGCCAGAGCCGAACGCATCCACTCCCCGACTAGCAACCTCGTTTGACTCGGCCATAAAGCCAATTTCACCAGCATTTCCTTTGATAATTGTCGGTTGCCAATTGGCAAAAAGTTCTAAAATATTGAGATTAATTTCAgatcattctcaatcacATTTTGTCGCTTTCTACATACCCACTGAGGTTTCTTGACGGTAAAGTGTTGCACCAATAGCTACTGGATCGAAAACAATGGGCTTTCGGTTGATATTTGCTTGTCTCCCTGCTACAAGCATACCTTCTTTGTCGGTGATGGTGCTATCATTGCATGTCGGCCACTGTCCTCGAAAGATGAACCATAGCTTACCCAAAGTTGATAAGGAGAGAACCAATGGCGGGACTGAGCTCATGGACATCTCGCGGATGTGTCGCCATAATCGGGGAAGCACCGATAGCCAACGTAACGTTTGCAGAGTCATTCATTGTGACGTTGTTGGTCAACTGCATACCAACATAAGCAACTTGACTACACAACAAAAGTTGCTCACTTGGTTGACAAGCGGAGTCATTCGCTTCACCACGCTAATGAGACCAACGGCTTGGTCAACCAGCTCTTTAAGTCCTTGAGCCCCAACGCTGTTTCCTCTGAATACACCAGTCAACCTATCAAGCTGTTTTCGACTCCTACTAAAAGAATCTGTAACCTCTCGAAGGCCCCTTGCAGCTTGCTCAGGTGTACGAGAAGCCACAATATCAGAAATAACAGCCACGCCGTCAAGAGCGTTGCGAGATACTGGACTGATAGAAGCATGGAGAAGATGCGCCAAGTTGGGTAAATGGATACCCCCTAAGTCACAGAGTTAGGAATGCCTTCAGCTACACATCAAACGCACCAATCGCAACAGTCTTGATACCACTTTCATCAAGCAAATCGAGGATCTCGCCTACGCCATCTGGACCGAGGATCTTTTTGTTCCTTACGTCCTTGCTATGAGTGGGCCATACCGGGCCAATCCCAACATAGTCAACACCTTGCTGGATAGCTCGTTTGGCTTCATCGACGTTGCCAACTGAGAGACCAATGATGGCATCAGGGCCGGCAAGACTACGGGCGAGACCAGCAGGACAATCTGTCTGGCCGATATGAATGCCAGCAGTACCTATAGTAGCGCTCGTCAACGAATTCCTGCTCCAGTAACCCACCGACTGCTAGATGAACGTCAATACGATCGTTGATCAAAACTGGGACATTGTACTAGCAATAAATGAGCTTGAATTGAGCAAAGTCAGCGTTTACAAACTCTGTCGCATATCGCCTTGGTTTTCCTAGCTACCTCGATAAACTAGACCATAGTTAGCAGGCAGTGGCCAGCCATTGGGCTCACAAACTTGCCTCGCCTGTATCCGCCGTCTTCTCTCGCACCTGTACAAGTGTAACGCCGCCTTTTAGACTCTGAGTCTATCAGCAAAGAGCGCAGCCATGGCTGACCATCCCTACTTGCTCAAGACTTTCATAGTAATCCTATTCCACCTGTTAACtactcttttccatcccTCAATGTCTCTACGACCAACTTTACCCGGAGGAAGGAACTCCCTGCCAGTGACAAGGTATATCGAGTAATCCACGGTCATTTTAACCATCCTTGCGATATAAAAGGAATGAATTCAATTGAGAGATGATATTCATCTGTGGATAAGGTTACTCTTGTCATTCATGACGTGTATTTTTCCAACTTGATACTTGTCATTTACAACATCTGTAGTATTCAACAAACTCATCTATAACGTGATACCAAGCATATATACCATGTCGCTGCCACCACAAAGCTAAAAGGAACTCTTTCTAGTAGAAATGCTCTATAAAGGGAAGTCACAACTCTTTGTTTTATCCCGGGTCTACTGATACTCAAAGGAATATCAATGTGATGAAAACTAAAGATATAACAGTCGTAGATTTGGAATCCATCCTAAACATCCTAGAGACAAGCCGGATGGGTGTTCGTCGACGAGAGTCAGCTTGAGGTGAGTTGCTTGAGAAAGCATGTGGCATGCTGAAATGACCAACCTTTGCAGATGCGAAAGACAGTGATAAGAAGACAGGTCCGTCCAGAGGCGATCCTCATCGTCCTCTTTCTGGTCATCGCCGTCTATGTCCTCATGAGAGGCAAAAAGTCTTCTGGAAAACGAGATCGGGGGCGTTACGACGAACATGGCGATGGAGATGGACAATCTAATAGGGAGGATTTGAAGAACGATTCCGAAACCGAGGCTGCTCCGCCGCCCTCTGTACCTCGCAACTCTTCCAGCTTTCCCCCCTTGGCCAAATATGAATTTGACGAAAAAAAACTGCCTGGTACGCTCTGGAAACGCGACAAGAATCAACGTCCTCAAAGGCCAAGTGGTCGATCACCACCGATTCTATTGAAGCGGAAAAAGGACGGGAGTTGGGAACGAGGACCGTTGGGGCGGAAGGGAGTCGCATTTATTGGAAACGAGGATGGGAAAGATGCGGACGGCATGGTGGTGTACGACACGAATGCTCAGAGTACCCGGCTATATGaccaaaaggaagaggaagacttTAAGAAATACAAATCAAAGGAGCAGGTCTTAGGACCGGATATTTACAAGCTGGATAAATCGCTAAGTCCTTTTATAGccttgcaaaagagagGTCAGTTGAGCGACGacttgaagaaaatgatgGAGAGAGTAGAAGACTTGACATATATAGATTTGCTGCATCCTAGAGTCAGCCAAGACACAATGGCAGCGGCCCTTCAAGATGAATGGGTAGATGGAGTAGGAGCAATCCCTAAGGTAATTGGAGAGATTATTCGCCAAATGATTAAAGAGAAGCAAGCCGATGTGACTAAAGTGTTGCAAGAACTATCTTGTCCGAATCCAGAATTCTATGACAAGAAATACACTGTAAAAGGATCGGCTGGACAGTGGGCAAATGAATTTATGGACTGGTTCCTACGCTCTGGGTTTGGAGCAAATGAACTGTCGAGCGAGTTGCGTCTAAAAGAgtggcaaaagatggattcAAAACAAATACGGGAGAGGGTGGCTAAATGGGTCTCCAACGTTGAGAAAAACAATCCTCGTAAGACGATCAACCTTCTCGTACGGTTCTTTACTTGGTACTACCGAGCAGAGGAGACACTTGGACGAGTTGGTAAATATACTCCCACATGGCCTAAGGACATGAGCAAAGCGCTGGGAGAGCAAGCAACTGACTTGCTTGAGTGGTTGAAATACATTGGCAAaatctttctcaaatcGAGAATGTTTTCGCCCATCGGAGCAGAAATCCGTAACGGACAGTGGCGAGTGACTATTTCTCGACGAATAAAATTGCAAGGATTCGTTACCGATGTCACCATATTTACGCCTGAGCCTaaggaagatggagacATCGACCGAGATGCGTTCAAGCGCATGATCAAAGACTCTTTCAGCAAATCACTGGGAATCGCAAAAACGCTAGCTATGAAATGGGTTGAACACTTGAATGAAATATATACAAAACagaatggagaaaagattttCACGCATAGTGATCCCTTCTATATAGTGCGTCTCACATTTCGGCCAGGCCTTCCGATGAAGAGTGTGAACGAAGAGGCGTTGAAGCTTTTGCAAAGCAATAAATCAGCACCCAAGCTTCCAAACAATGCACCGTTCAATCAGGAAGCGTGTATCATACGGGTCTCGCAATATGAGATGGACCAATGGTATAAACAATCCATTGGAACACGTGATTTTACTGAAACGTTCGCTGATATTCTCAGAATGTTGAACGTTTGGGAGGTCCGGTTCGTCAACAGACGACAATACCATTGGTATCAACCCAATTCCGTCAATAAGCCTTTTGACTCGAAAACCCTTCAAATGCTTTTACTGTTATGTGGCCGATTCGCGTCCAACTACAAATTGCCCCCGAAATTTCAAAGACGCGTCGATGGAAAGTGGTTCACTAACGAAGAATCGGTAATGGCTTTTCAATATAGAATGACATACGGCCAGGCCAATACGATTGATTTTGGAGGGATAATCCCTATTGAACGTGGGAACAATCGCTTTCTTGATTTGGGGCATTTTATGAGCTTGAAAGACATCATATTGCCTGTGGTGAATCACAGCTCGGCTCTTATTGGGGGTGGAGGTGCTCGTAAAAATAATTTTCCAACTTCTTCGGCCTTGGTGGTCGACGATCGCTTGGGATTGAGTAACGAATTGATCGAGCGGCGTATTAAAGTGATATTTCATGGTCGAGGTGCTGAGGAGGGTAACCAGTTGAAACAGGAGCTGGTAAAAGACTTGCTAGTCCAGATTCCACGATGGAAGACGGAACTGGCTAATCTCCtaagagaagaagggtcCCAGGAAACACCAGAAAAATTTCTTGTCCAAGGCGTGCAGAGGGTCGTAGAGATGatacaaaaacaaatcaGCTATCTTGCATTGGGGAATGAGCAGGTATCTGCAGAACTGAAGGAACTAAATTTACAAAGCTTCTCTGACTTCAAGCTGCCTGGATAAGCTGGCATGATCCAGGATGGT
Proteins encoded in this region:
- a CDS encoding hydroxyethylthiazole kinase; the encoded protein is MVKMTVDYSIYLVTGREFLPPGKDYYESLEQSLKGGVTLVQVREKTADTGEFIEVARKTKAICDRYNVPVLINDRIDVHLAVGTAGIHIGQTDCPAGLARSLAGPDAIIGLSVGNVDEAKRAIQQGVDYVGIGPVWPTHSKDVRNKKILGPDGVGEILDLLDESGIKTVAIGGIHLPNLAHLLHASISPVSRNALDGVAVISDIVASRTPEQAARGLREVTDSFSRSRKQLDRLTGVFRGNSVGAQGLKELVDQAVGLISVVKRMTPLVNQLTNNVTMNDSANVTLAIGASPIMATHPRDVHELSPAIGSLLINFGTITDKEGMLVAGRQANINRKPIVFDPVAIGATLYRQETSVELFANWQPTIIKGNAGEIGFMAESNEVASRGVDAFGSGFSDPGAIVKSLARKKAAIVVLTGEHDYISDGAVVVKISNGHHYLGCITGSGCQLGSIIASYVAAARDEHIAKHGTWENASQLVQGDMLVAAVIGVLVYTVAAEVAAAREDVKGPGTFRAALIDELYNLTPEVVKQHAKIKFL